The Winogradskyella schleiferi genome has a window encoding:
- the guaA gene encoding glutamine-hydrolyzing GMP synthase: MQHNKVLILDFGSQYTQLIARRVRELNIYCEIHPFNKIPTDSDSFKAVILSGSPNSVRGEDVLHPNLDEIRGKKPMLAVCYGAQYLAHFSGGKVAESSTREYGRANLSFVKSDEDFFENIHEGSQVWMSHSDTIKKLPTNAVLLASTSDVENAAYKIENEQTFAIQFHPEVYHTTDGAQLLKNFLVKIAEVEQDWTPQSFVEETVDELKAKLGNDKVVLGLSGGVDSSVAAMLLHKAIGKNLYCIFVNNGLLRKNEFEDVLTQYEGMGLNVKGVDASARFLDALKGLSDPELKRKAIGNAFIEVFDDEAHHIKDVKWLAQGTIYPDVIESVSATGGPSATIKSHHNVGGLPDFMKLKVVEPLKALFKDEVRRVGASMNMDKQLLGRHPFPGPGLAIRILGDITAEKVRILQEVDFVFINNLRSWNLYDKVWQAGAMLLPVNSVGVMGDERTYEKCVALRAVESTDGMTADWVNLPYEFLQKTSNEIINKVKGVNRVVYDISSKPPATIEWE; encoded by the coding sequence ATGCAACACAACAAAGTCCTGATTTTAGATTTCGGATCGCAATACACACAGCTTATTGCGCGCAGAGTTAGAGAGTTAAACATCTATTGCGAAATCCATCCCTTCAATAAAATTCCAACAGATTCAGACAGTTTTAAAGCGGTCATTTTATCGGGTAGCCCAAATTCCGTAAGAGGAGAAGATGTGCTTCATCCCAATTTAGATGAAATTCGAGGAAAAAAACCAATGCTTGCCGTATGTTACGGCGCACAATATTTGGCACATTTTTCTGGTGGAAAGGTTGCAGAGTCGAGTACAAGGGAATATGGAAGAGCCAATTTGAGTTTTGTAAAATCTGATGAAGATTTCTTTGAAAACATCCATGAAGGCAGTCAAGTTTGGATGAGCCATAGTGATACTATAAAAAAACTACCAACCAATGCTGTGCTTTTAGCAAGTACAAGTGATGTTGAAAATGCAGCCTATAAAATTGAAAACGAGCAAACTTTTGCCATTCAATTTCATCCCGAAGTGTACCATACAACTGATGGTGCACAATTATTAAAGAACTTTTTGGTTAAGATTGCTGAGGTAGAACAAGACTGGACACCACAATCTTTTGTTGAAGAAACCGTTGATGAATTAAAGGCTAAGCTTGGCAATGATAAAGTTGTTCTGGGTTTATCTGGAGGTGTGGATTCCTCTGTTGCCGCTATGCTATTGCATAAAGCGATTGGTAAAAATCTTTATTGCATTTTTGTAAATAACGGACTTTTACGAAAAAATGAGTTCGAAGATGTCCTCACGCAATACGAAGGCATGGGATTGAACGTTAAAGGTGTAGATGCTTCGGCACGCTTTTTGGATGCTTTAAAAGGATTGAGTGATCCTGAGTTGAAAAGAAAAGCGATAGGTAATGCGTTTATTGAGGTTTTTGACGATGAAGCACATCATATTAAAGACGTGAAATGGTTGGCACAAGGCACCATTTATCCAGATGTGATAGAAAGTGTGTCGGCAACTGGTGGTCCAAGTGCCACGATAAAAAGTCATCATAATGTCGGTGGCTTACCAGATTTTATGAAGCTGAAAGTCGTAGAACCACTAAAAGCATTATTTAAAGATGAAGTAAGACGGGTTGGTGCTTCCATGAATATGGACAAACAATTATTAGGTCGTCATCCATTCCCAGGACCTGGATTGGCGATTCGGATTCTTGGCGATATAACAGCTGAGAAAGTACGAATTTTACAAGAGGTCGATTTTGTATTTATCAATAATTTACGTTCATGGAATTTGTACGATAAAGTTTGGCAAGCAGGAGCGATGTTATTACCAGTAAATAGTGTCGGAGTGATGGGAGACGAACGAACTTACGAAAAATGTGTAGCTTTACGAGCTGTGGAAAGTACAGACGGAATGACAGCAGATTGGGTAAATTTACCGTATGAGTTTTTACAAAAAACCTCTAATGAAATAATAAATAAAGTAAAAGGTGTGAATAGGGTTGTTTATGATATCAGTTCCAAACCACCCGCTACTATTGAATGGGAATAA
- a CDS encoding LysM peptidoglycan-binding domain-containing protein, which translates to MKNILTIILIAFTMGLSAQNYIEHTVEPGETIQAIAKKYLVTPHDIYALNPDAKRKFQPNTVLIIPNSKVKNDSIVEDRRELIGYKNHKVRRKETLYGLAQEHNVSEEEIKKANRFLYSENLKKGDKIRIPRYRTVVSKQTLSNTIKKYTVQPKEGKWRIAYKFGISVSELEALNPFMNETIQPGDELNVPNIKDQEEKAIDTTFSYYEVLPKEGFFRLKVKLNLTQDQLEQLNPELKETGLKAGMVLKVPEGVNATGSLETVETTNLKGSLSNFKTKKLALMMPYRLDRIDVDAVEETKDKIKDDRRLSVVLDFHVGVMMALDSAKQLGISTDLKVMDTRYHVSATSELLDDNDFSDYDAVIGPMEEKSFNRVALALRSDNIPVIAAMNKPKEVYSNVFQTIPEEKLLRKAMIDFIKADSLKTRVVIISDQAHKTTSEALQKEFPNSKLILSRMDKKDKTKDAHFIYHADLQNVFAAGKTYVLLETDNNAFVSSVISMLNGLVIEKTEIILATTDKNRAFEGKDIDNNNLSNLKFHYPSIHKDFDETKANGFVKTYREEYGVSPSKYVSRGFDITLDLLMRLASAENLYAASMESIETEYVENKFRYNKALFGGYVNQAVYVVKFDDLRIVNAN; encoded by the coding sequence ATGAAAAACATCTTAACCATCATATTAATTGCTTTTACAATGGGCTTGAGTGCCCAGAATTATATTGAGCATACCGTAGAACCAGGTGAAACTATTCAGGCTATTGCAAAAAAATATTTGGTTACACCTCATGATATTTATGCGTTAAATCCGGATGCTAAACGGAAATTTCAACCGAATACGGTTTTGATCATTCCGAATTCTAAAGTGAAGAATGATTCAATTGTAGAAGATAGAAGAGAGCTTATCGGTTATAAAAATCATAAGGTAAGACGTAAAGAAACTTTATATGGCTTGGCTCAAGAACACAATGTTTCAGAAGAAGAAATTAAGAAGGCCAATCGCTTTCTATATTCAGAAAATCTCAAAAAAGGGGATAAGATTAGAATTCCAAGGTACAGAACTGTAGTTTCCAAACAAACCTTGAGTAATACAATAAAAAAATATACGGTTCAACCCAAAGAAGGAAAATGGAGAATTGCCTATAAGTTTGGAATTTCCGTATCGGAATTAGAAGCTTTAAATCCGTTTATGAACGAGACTATTCAGCCAGGTGATGAGCTTAATGTACCGAATATAAAAGATCAAGAAGAAAAAGCGATTGACACGACGTTCAGTTATTATGAAGTATTACCAAAAGAAGGTTTTTTCAGACTGAAAGTGAAGCTGAACCTTACACAAGATCAATTAGAACAATTAAACCCTGAATTAAAAGAAACAGGATTAAAAGCAGGAATGGTTCTAAAAGTGCCAGAGGGCGTTAATGCAACAGGCAGTTTAGAAACGGTAGAAACCACCAATTTAAAGGGCAGTTTAAGCAATTTTAAGACGAAGAAACTGGCGTTAATGATGCCTTATCGTCTCGACAGAATTGATGTGGATGCCGTTGAGGAAACCAAAGATAAAATTAAGGATGATAGACGATTATCTGTGGTTTTGGATTTTCATGTTGGTGTGATGATGGCTTTAGATTCTGCTAAGCAATTAGGGATTTCGACTGATTTAAAGGTGATGGATACACGTTATCATGTTTCGGCAACAAGCGAATTATTGGACGATAATGATTTTTCAGACTATGATGCCGTTATTGGTCCTATGGAAGAAAAGAGTTTCAATCGGGTTGCGCTAGCTTTACGCTCAGATAATATTCCTGTTATTGCAGCTATGAACAAACCAAAAGAGGTGTACAGTAATGTGTTTCAAACCATACCAGAAGAAAAATTGTTGCGCAAAGCGATGATCGATTTTATAAAAGCTGATAGTTTAAAAACCAGAGTCGTTATCATTTCAGATCAAGCCCATAAAACGACCAGTGAAGCCTTGCAGAAAGAGTTTCCTAATTCAAAACTGATTCTTTCTAGAATGGATAAGAAAGATAAAACTAAAGATGCTCATTTTATTTATCATGCTGATTTACAGAACGTCTTTGCTGCTGGTAAGACCTATGTGCTTTTAGAAACCGACAATAATGCATTTGTGTCTAGCGTTATTAGTATGCTCAATGGATTGGTAATTGAGAAAACTGAAATTATATTAGCGACAACAGATAAAAATAGAGCTTTTGAAGGGAAAGATATAGACAATAATAATTTGTCTAATTTAAAGTTTCACTATCCATCGATTCATAAGGATTTTGATGAAACTAAAGCCAATGGTTTTGTTAAGACATATCGAGAGGAATACGGCGTATCGCCAAGTAAATATGTGTCTCGTGGTTTTGATATTACTTTAGATCTTTTAATGCGCTTGGCTTCAGCAGAAAATTTATATGCAGCGTCAATGGAATCGATTGAAACGGAATACGTGGAGAATAAGTTTCGATATAACAAAGCGCTTTTTGGAGGTTATGTAAATCAGGCTGTTTATGTAGTGAAATTTGATGATTTACGAATTGTCAATGCGAATTAA
- a CDS encoding DUF922 domain-containing protein has product MKNLLIILTFFFVGNFSNDQTMVWNETTKLTWADFKANPDMESDAVALTASGITFGYSVRTSDEKIVDFSTTVEAQFYPNKSWYLKEKGNAHILAHEQLHFDITELYARQFRQQLTKLKANQNVKKQMNKLHVTINEAVNETQQRYDKETNHSMNIEKQKEWEAFIAKELKSLDEFKS; this is encoded by the coding sequence GTGAAAAACCTACTTATTATTTTAACCTTCTTTTTTGTCGGTAATTTTTCTAACGACCAAACCATGGTTTGGAATGAAACAACCAAGCTCACTTGGGCAGATTTCAAAGCCAATCCTGATATGGAATCTGATGCTGTTGCCTTAACAGCGTCTGGAATTACCTTTGGCTATTCCGTAAGAACATCTGATGAAAAAATCGTCGATTTTTCTACAACGGTCGAGGCTCAATTTTACCCTAATAAATCTTGGTATTTAAAAGAAAAGGGAAATGCGCACATATTGGCACACGAACAATTACATTTTGATATTACCGAACTTTATGCACGTCAATTTAGACAGCAATTAACAAAGCTTAAAGCGAATCAAAATGTAAAAAAGCAAATGAACAAACTGCATGTTACCATTAACGAAGCTGTTAATGAAACCCAACAGCGCTACGATAAAGAGACCAACCATTCCATGAATATAGAGAAGCAAAAAGAGTGGGAGGCGTTTATAGCAAAGGAGCTTAAAAGTTTAGATGAATTTAAGTCATAA
- a CDS encoding DUF3820 family protein yields MELDGTVLIELAHYKMPFGKYKDQYLIDIPEYYYIWFQQKGFPEGKLGRMMAQMCDIKINGLEELIYTIRRDFRK; encoded by the coding sequence ATGGAATTAGACGGTACCGTTTTAATTGAATTGGCACACTACAAAATGCCTTTTGGCAAATACAAAGACCAATATTTGATTGATATCCCAGAATATTACTACATCTGGTTTCAGCAAAAGGGATTTCCAGAAGGCAAGCTCGGTCGCATGATGGCACAGATGTGCGATATTAAAATTAACGGTTTGGAAGAATTGATTTATACGATTCGTCGGGATTTTAGGAAGTGA
- a CDS encoding DUF6794 domain-containing protein yields the protein MAFNYLDDHWNDEQRKKFNTLEYKEFAPVYYGYAIEDDLQNHLLKNHEASVKLNSFFDSLGVYRPKDKSGLILNTYFNYTNQEQLELQHQVENVKAYWKPIEDCEKSIKAKAIKTYSSFKVNDAIAIRLPVDEHNNAIDFECPDNSWVFREGEDLEVTAILIEKSITKDSLDASFKLKLLNKSNNDTEILYQEIYEGNSFTIPLSNSWKISQIKPTNETETINL from the coding sequence ATGGCTTTTAATTATCTGGATGATCATTGGAATGACGAACAACGGAAAAAATTCAACACTTTAGAATATAAAGAATTTGCACCAGTATATTACGGTTATGCTATTGAGGATGATTTACAAAATCATCTTTTAAAAAATCACGAAGCTTCAGTAAAACTAAATTCATTTTTTGATTCTTTAGGTGTTTATAGACCTAAGGATAAATCTGGTTTAATACTCAACACTTATTTTAATTATACTAACCAAGAGCAGCTTGAATTACAACATCAAGTTGAAAACGTAAAAGCCTATTGGAAACCTATTGAAGATTGTGAAAAATCAATTAAAGCAAAAGCTATTAAAACTTACTCGAGTTTTAAAGTAAATGATGCCATAGCCATACGTCTTCCTGTTGACGAACACAACAATGCCATAGATTTTGAGTGTCCTGACAACTCATGGGTTTTTAGGGAAGGGGAAGATTTGGAAGTTACAGCGATTTTGATAGAAAAATCCATAACAAAGGATTCGCTCGATGCCTCATTCAAATTAAAATTACTCAATAAGAGCAATAATGATACAGAGATTCTTTATCAAGAAATATACGAGGGAAATTCTTTTACGATTCCTTTGAGCAACTCATGGAAAATAAGCCAAATAAAACCAACCAATGAAACAGAAACAATCAATCTATAA
- a CDS encoding CTP synthase, with amino-acid sequence MTTNPKYIFVTGGVSSSLGKGIIAASLAKLLQAQGYRITIQKLDPYINIDPGTLNPYEHGECYVTDDGAETDLDLGHYERFLNVATSQANNVTTGRIYQSVIDKERRGEFLGKTVQVIPHITDEIKRRIQILGNSGDYDIVITEIGGTVGDIESLPYIEAVRQLEWDLGEHNTCVIHLTLVPYLSAAGELKTKPTQHSVKTLMESGVQADILVCRTEHSLNEGLKTKLARFCNVKKEAVIESIDASTIYDVPNLMLDEGLDKVVLNQLQLKSDKPDLKNWNQFLKRHKNPKSEITIGLIGKYVELQDSYKSILESFIHAGAENEVKVVVEPIHSEYLSVNNIEFKLGHLDGVLVAPGFGERGIEGKIDAVRFVRENNIPFLGICLGMQMAVIEYARNVLNIKDANSVEMDEQTPNPVISLMESQKNVVNKGGTMRLGTWDCKLEKDSIAFKVYKTETITERHRHRFEFNNDYKAQFENAGLKPTGYNPETGLVEIVEVPENNWFVGVQYHPEYKSTVRNPHPLFVAFVAAALKYKKKKK; translated from the coding sequence ATGACCACAAACCCTAAATACATTTTTGTAACAGGAGGCGTGTCTTCTTCTCTCGGAAAAGGCATTATAGCTGCATCTTTGGCTAAACTCCTACAAGCCCAAGGTTACAGAATTACCATCCAGAAATTAGATCCATATATTAATATTGATCCAGGCACCTTAAATCCTTATGAACATGGCGAATGCTACGTTACCGATGATGGTGCAGAAACCGATTTGGATTTAGGCCATTATGAACGTTTTCTAAATGTGGCTACATCACAGGCCAATAACGTCACGACAGGTAGGATTTATCAAAGTGTTATCGATAAAGAGAGACGTGGTGAATTTTTAGGAAAAACAGTTCAGGTGATACCTCATATTACAGATGAAATAAAACGTAGAATTCAAATTTTAGGAAACTCTGGCGATTATGATATTGTCATTACCGAAATTGGTGGAACCGTCGGAGATATAGAATCTTTACCATATATTGAAGCCGTTAGACAACTGGAATGGGATTTGGGAGAACATAACACTTGTGTGATTCATTTAACTTTGGTGCCTTATTTATCTGCTGCTGGCGAATTAAAGACCAAACCCACGCAGCATAGTGTAAAAACCTTGATGGAAAGTGGTGTACAGGCTGATATTTTGGTATGTAGAACAGAACATTCGCTTAATGAAGGTTTAAAAACTAAATTAGCGCGTTTTTGCAATGTAAAAAAGGAAGCGGTTATTGAATCTATTGATGCGTCTACCATTTATGATGTGCCAAATTTAATGTTGGATGAAGGTTTGGATAAAGTGGTTTTGAATCAATTACAACTGAAAAGTGATAAACCAGATCTAAAAAATTGGAATCAGTTTTTAAAACGTCACAAAAACCCTAAAAGTGAAATTACTATTGGTCTGATTGGTAAATATGTAGAATTACAGGATTCTTATAAATCGATTTTGGAATCTTTTATTCATGCAGGAGCAGAAAACGAAGTAAAAGTGGTGGTAGAACCGATTCATTCTGAATATTTATCTGTAAATAATATCGAATTCAAATTAGGGCATTTAGATGGTGTTCTGGTGGCACCAGGTTTCGGTGAACGTGGTATTGAAGGTAAAATTGATGCGGTTCGTTTTGTCAGGGAAAATAATATCCCATTTTTAGGTATTTGTTTGGGTATGCAAATGGCCGTTATTGAATATGCCAGAAACGTATTGAATATAAAGGACGCTAATTCAGTAGAAATGGATGAACAGACGCCAAATCCAGTCATTAGTTTAATGGAATCGCAAAAAAATGTGGTTAATAAAGGTGGCACAATGCGTTTGGGAACTTGGGACTGTAAACTCGAAAAAGATAGTATTGCTTTCAAAGTTTATAAAACGGAAACCATAACAGAAAGACACAGACATCGGTTTGAATTTAACAACGATTATAAAGCGCAATTTGAAAATGCAGGATTAAAACCAACTGGTTATAATCCTGAAACAGGCTTAGTGGAAATTGTTGAGGTTCCTGAAAATAATTGGTTTGTAGGTGTGCAATACCATCCAGAATATAAAAGTACCGTAAGAAATCCACACCCTTTATTTGTGGCGTTTGTAGCTGCGGCTTTAAAATATAAGAAGAAGAAAAAATAA
- the yidC gene encoding membrane protein insertase YidC, with product MEEKKLDIRSIIGFVLIFGILVFMMYQNQPTPEELEAQKKAEQEQVEAEKKESKQDEPLVTTSENYTNTQALDSTQQVARQNKLGAFGYAATLPGETVTTVQTDVFELEFSRIGGHLAQVKLKNFVDYDSVPIYLVKDNNSAFNITFGTSDNRTFNTQDLPFQPSVTKSGANTVVSMKFKASENAFLEYRYELKPNDYMIDFSIRSQGLSGVFNTSQPVTLDWKQKGLRHAKSISYENRYTRLTYMHDDGKVDKLSQNGDDDETVEDVEWISYRQFFFSSILVSNDSPFKNVAMTSKDLVEDDEVDTLYTKTYTSKLPLAYNGGELNENLGLYYGPTKAEVLKTYDKGLDESIPFGWGIFGWINKIIFIPLFGFLIQYLPHGIAIIVMTIMVKILLSFVQYKQFLSQAKMKILKPELDAVREKYKDNKLKAQQETMAIQSRAGASPLSGCLPGLMQIPVFYALFQFFPTAFDLRQKSFLWADDLSSYDSIFELPFPIPLYGDHVALFPILAAIAIFFYMKMTTGQQAATQPTQEGMPDMAKMMKYMIYFSPILMLVFFNNYASGLSLYYFISNLISIGIMLVIKNYIIDEDKVLAKIEVSKTKPKKQNKFQKKMAEMMEQAEAQKQAQKGKKKK from the coding sequence ATGGAAGAAAAGAAATTAGACATTCGATCTATAATAGGTTTTGTCCTCATATTCGGAATTTTGGTATTCATGATGTACCAGAATCAACCAACACCAGAGGAACTTGAAGCTCAGAAGAAAGCAGAGCAGGAGCAAGTTGAAGCCGAAAAGAAGGAAAGTAAGCAAGATGAACCTTTGGTTACCACTTCAGAAAATTATACCAATACACAAGCTTTAGATTCCACGCAGCAAGTTGCACGCCAGAATAAATTAGGTGCTTTTGGTTATGCGGCAACTTTGCCAGGAGAAACTGTTACAACCGTACAAACCGATGTTTTCGAACTTGAGTTTAGTCGAATTGGTGGTCATTTAGCACAAGTTAAACTGAAGAACTTCGTAGATTATGATTCTGTTCCCATTTATTTGGTAAAGGATAATAACAGCGCATTCAATATTACGTTTGGTACGTCAGACAACCGAACATTCAATACACAGGATTTACCGTTTCAACCAAGTGTCACTAAAAGTGGAGCGAACACAGTAGTTTCCATGAAATTTAAGGCTTCCGAGAATGCGTTTTTAGAATATCGTTATGAGTTGAAACCTAATGATTATATGATTGATTTTTCAATCAGGTCGCAAGGTTTGAGTGGTGTGTTTAATACGTCTCAACCTGTTACTTTAGACTGGAAACAAAAAGGACTTCGCCACGCAAAAAGCATTAGTTATGAAAATCGTTACACCAGATTAACATATATGCACGATGATGGTAAGGTTGATAAATTATCACAAAATGGCGATGATGATGAAACGGTTGAAGATGTAGAGTGGATATCTTATAGACAGTTCTTTTTCAGTTCTATTTTAGTTTCAAATGATAGCCCATTTAAAAATGTAGCAATGACCTCCAAGGATTTGGTAGAGGATGACGAAGTTGATACACTTTACACAAAAACGTACACCTCTAAGTTACCATTGGCATATAATGGAGGCGAACTAAATGAAAATTTAGGCTTGTATTATGGCCCAACTAAAGCAGAGGTTTTAAAAACATATGATAAAGGTTTAGACGAGAGTATTCCTTTTGGTTGGGGAATTTTCGGATGGATAAACAAAATTATTTTCATTCCGTTATTTGGATTTTTAATTCAGTATTTACCACATGGAATTGCCATTATCGTGATGACCATTATGGTTAAAATATTATTGTCTTTTGTGCAGTATAAGCAATTCCTGTCACAAGCGAAGATGAAAATCTTAAAACCGGAACTAGACGCTGTCAGAGAAAAGTATAAGGACAATAAATTAAAAGCACAACAAGAAACCATGGCCATCCAGAGTAGAGCTGGTGCAAGTCCGTTAAGTGGCTGTTTGCCAGGTTTAATGCAGATTCCTGTGTTTTATGCCTTGTTTCAATTTTTCCCAACGGCTTTCGATTTAAGACAAAAAAGTTTTCTTTGGGCAGACGATTTAAGTTCGTACGATTCTATTTTCGAATTGCCGTTTCCAATTCCATTATATGGAGACCACGTGGCCTTGTTTCCAATATTAGCAGCCATCGCTATTTTCTTCTATATGAAAATGACTACTGGTCAGCAAGCAGCAACACAGCCAACACAAGAAGGCATGCCAGATATGGCGAAAATGATGAAGTATATGATTTACTTCTCGCCAATCTTAATGTTGGTATTCTTTAACAACTATGCTTCAGGTTTAAGTTTGTATTATTTTATTTCTAACTTAATTAGTATTGGAATTATGTTGGTAATTAAAAACTACATTATTGATGAAGATAAAGTACTTGCTAAGATAGAAGTGAGTAAAACTAAGCCTAAGAAACAAAATAAGTTCCAGAAGAAAATGGCTGAAATGATGGAGCAAGCAGAAGCACAAAAGCAAGCCCAAAAAGGGAAGAAGAAGAAGTAA
- a CDS encoding fasciclin domain-containing protein: protein MKIISKNLKLLTVFLLVIGLTGCSDDDDAPILTTTTVVDVALANNLTSLAAALTATGLVDDLQGTGPFTVFAPDNDAFTALLNDTGLDLDNLSTAEEALVRNILLNHVIIGSAIPSTDLVTAGSGYTNTMATGPNGANLSLYFTTANGVVLNGGAEVIDADNTATNGIVHIVDEVIGLPTIATFATTNDALSTLVSALAYADTGDPTVQPSYIDVVSDANAGPFTVFAPTNTAFGDVLTELNLSGFGEGTGELNAETTDAVLLMHIVSGNIQSTGLPNGAVPTLGGEITADNTAFTLTDANGRVSNIVTSLVDIQSMNGVVHVIDKVILTPPQ from the coding sequence ATGAAAATTATTTCAAAAAACTTAAAATTACTTACAGTATTTCTATTGGTTATAGGTTTAACTGGATGTAGTGATGATGACGATGCGCCAATTCTAACAACGACTACAGTAGTGGATGTTGCATTGGCTAACAATTTAACTTCTTTGGCAGCTGCATTAACTGCAACGGGTTTGGTAGACGATTTACAAGGTACGGGACCTTTTACCGTATTTGCGCCAGATAATGATGCATTTACAGCTTTGCTAAATGATACTGGTTTAGATTTAGACAATTTATCAACAGCTGAAGAAGCCTTAGTAAGAAATATTTTATTAAATCACGTTATTATTGGTAGTGCAATTCCTTCAACCGACTTAGTCACTGCAGGTTCTGGTTATACCAATACAATGGCAACGGGTCCAAACGGAGCAAATTTAAGCTTGTATTTTACGACCGCAAATGGCGTTGTATTGAATGGTGGAGCCGAAGTTATCGATGCAGATAATACGGCAACCAATGGAATTGTACATATCGTTGATGAAGTTATTGGCTTACCAACTATTGCTACTTTTGCTACTACAAATGATGCTTTAAGTACTTTGGTTTCTGCTCTAGCTTATGCCGATACGGGAGATCCAACAGTACAGCCATCGTATATTGATGTTGTTTCTGATGCTAATGCAGGTCCTTTTACGGTATTTGCCCCAACTAATACTGCTTTCGGAGATGTATTAACTGAATTAAACCTAAGTGGTTTTGGCGAAGGAACAGGAGAATTAAATGCCGAAACGACAGATGCAGTTTTATTAATGCATATTGTAAGTGGAAATATTCAATCGACCGGATTACCAAACGGTGCTGTACCAACTTTAGGCGGAGAAATAACTGCTGATAATACCGCATTTACCTTAACAGATGCAAACGGACGAGTAAGCAATATTGTGACATCATTAGTAGATATTCAAAGTATGAATGGCGTTGTACATGTCATTGACAAAGTAATTTTAACGCCACCTCAATAA
- a CDS encoding toxin-antitoxin system YwqK family antitoxin, protein MVKQKVYVLFILTLFLTTLNAQKTVNQFDKDGLRHGLWTKNYHKTDQKRYEGVFKHGKEIDSFKFYTLSEGKSVLSAVKVFNAKDSIADVTFLASTKKIISEGKMNGKRFIGKWIFYHKNSSVKMILENYNDEGLLEGERYVYFKNGELAESANYKNGKLHGESKWFSEKGVLLRHTQYQDGELEGKTINYDANGKKTSEGNYVKSQKKGVWKYYKDGKMTKEIDHTNNEVIKKYE, encoded by the coding sequence ATGGTTAAACAAAAAGTTTACGTACTTTTCATTTTAACATTATTTTTAACAACTTTGAATGCTCAAAAAACGGTTAATCAGTTTGATAAAGACGGTCTACGACACGGTCTTTGGACAAAAAACTACCATAAAACCGACCAAAAACGCTACGAAGGTGTTTTTAAGCATGGTAAGGAAATTGACTCATTTAAGTTCTACACATTATCTGAAGGAAAAAGCGTGTTGAGTGCTGTAAAGGTTTTTAACGCTAAGGATAGTATTGCAGATGTTACCTTTTTAGCTTCTACTAAAAAAATAATTAGTGAAGGCAAAATGAACGGTAAGCGTTTCATTGGAAAATGGATTTTTTATCATAAAAATTCTTCGGTAAAAATGATTTTAGAAAATTATAATGATGAAGGTCTACTAGAAGGAGAGCGCTATGTGTATTTCAAAAATGGAGAACTTGCCGAAAGTGCTAATTATAAAAATGGTAAACTACACGGCGAATCCAAATGGTTCTCAGAGAAGGGCGTATTGTTAAGGCATACACAATATCAGGATGGCGAGTTAGAAGGAAAGACCATTAATTATGATGCCAATGGCAAAAAAACGTCTGAAGGCAATTATGTTAAAAGTCAGAAAAAGGGTGTTTGGAAATATTACAAAGATGGAAAAATGACTAAAGAAATAGACCATACAAATAATGAGGTCATTAAGAAATACGAATAG